Proteins encoded by one window of Mus musculus strain C57BL/6J chromosome 10, GRCm38.p6 C57BL/6J:
- the Gm4922 gene encoding sperm motility kinase Z encodes MYSDSEDESSELSTVLSMFEEKEFTRQYTVLKTLSQHGTTEVRLCSHHLTGVTVAVKALKYQRWWEPKVSEVEIMKMLSHPNIVSLLQVIETEQNIYLIMEVAQGTQLHNRVQEARCLKEDEARSIFVQLLSAIGYCHGEGVVHRDLKPDNVIVDEHGNVKIVDFGLGARFMPGQKLERLCGAFQFIPPEIFLGLPYDGPKVDIWALGVLLYYMVTGIFPFVGSTLSEISKEVLQGRYEIPYNLSKDLRSMIGLLLATNARQRPTAQDLLSHPWLQEGEKTITFHSNGDTSFPDPDIMAAMKNIGFHVQDIRESLKHRKFDETMATYNLLRAEACQDDGNYVQTKLMNPGMPPFPSVTDSGAFSLPPRRRASEPSFKVLVSSTEEHQLRQTGGTNAPFPPKKTPTMGRSQKQKRAMTAPCICLLRNTYIDTEDSSFCTSSQAEKTSSDPEKSETSTSCPLTPRGWRKWKKRIVACIQTLCCCTLPQKKCPRSVHPQK; translated from the coding sequence ATGTACTCTGACAGCGAGGATGAGTCATCAGAGCTCAGCACTGTGCTCAGCATGTTTGAGGAGAAGGAGTTCACCAGGCAGTACACCGTCCTGAAGACCTTGAGCCAGCATGGCACTACTGAAGTGAGGCTATGCTCCCATCACCTCACAGGTGTCACAGTTGCTGTCAAAGCTCTGAAGTACCAGAGGTGGTGGGAGCCAAAGGTTTCAGAAGTCGAAATCATGAAGATGCTCAGCCACCCTAACATTGTTTCCCTTCTGCAAGTGATAGAGACAGAACAGAACATTTATCTGATTATGGAAGTGGCCCAAGGCACACAGCTACATAATCGAGTCCAGGAGGCTAGGTGCCTGAAGGAAGATGAAGCAAGAAGCATATTTGTTCAGTTGCTCAGTGCCATAGGCTACTGTCATGGTGAAGGTGTTGTTCACAGAGACCTAAAGCCTGACAATGTCATAGTTGATGAGCATGGAAATGTCAAAATTGTTGACTTTGGGCTAGGTGCCAGATTCATGCCTGGGCAGAAATTGGAAAGGCTGTGTGGAGCCTTCCAGTTCATTCCTCCAGAGATATTCCTAGGGCTCCCTTATGATGGCCCAAAAGTAGACATATGGGCCTTGGGGGTTCTTTTGTATTATATGGTGACAGGGATTTTTCCATTTGTAGGGTCCACCTTGTCAGAAATTAGCAAGGAAGTTCTACAAGGGAggtatgaaattccttataatctctctaaagacttaaggagcatgatAGGCCTGTTATTGGCAACAAACGCAAGGCAGAGGCCAACTGCACAAGACCTCCTAAGTCATCCATGGCTTCAGGAAGGGGAAAAGACTATCACATTTCATTCCAATGGAGACACCAGCTTTCCAGACCCTGACATAATGGCAGCCATGAAAAATATTGGGTTTCATGTGCAGGACATTAGAGAATCATTAAAACACAGAAAGTTCGATGAAACTATGGCTACATATAACTTACTGAGAGCTGAGGCATGTCAGGATGATGGCAATTATGTTCAAACAAAGTTAATGAATCCAGGGATGCCACCTTTCCCTTCAGTAACAGACTCTGGAGCTTTTTCTCTGCCTCCTAGGAGAAGGGCCAGTGAACCTTCCTTTAAAGTATTAGTCTCATCTACTGAAGAACATCAATTAAGACAAACTGGGGGGACAAATGCCCCTTTTCCACCCAAGAAAACACCCACTATGGGCAGAAGTCAGAAACAGAAACGTGCCATGACTGCCCCTTGTATTTGTTTACTGAGAAACACTTACATAGATACAGAAGACAGCAGCTTTTGCACTAGCTCCCAGGCAGAAAAGACTTCAAGTGATCCAGAGAAAAGTGAGACTTCAACTTCATGCCCTCTGACACCTAGGGGCTGgaggaaatggaagaagagaattgTAGCATGCATCCAGACATTGTGTTGCTGCACGTTGCCTCAAAAAAAATGTCCGAGGAGTGTGCATCCCCAAAAGTGA